ttaagcttatttttttttaatatactgtccTACTTAAAAAttccatttatatttgtttttacagtGCTAGTATCAAAATGTTGCTGCTGTCATAGGCAAAGCGCTTACAAATTCACTAATTCAACGATGAAGCCCCATCTAGATTATTACAAGGTCTTTACTAGCGATGGGCGATTTcacggtgaattcccgcgattcaacgcaggcaaataaatttgcaaaaccgccggcgaataaattcacaggcgtcaaaaacgagacagccgcaaatttttcaccgtttcgcaaatttatcggcaaagcgaaatgccccaaattcgcccatcactagtctttacCCAGTTCCCTCTCTGTACTTTACTCTGTCCTACATGCTGCTGCTGTCACATGCACCAGTCCTAATTCCTTTACGGTTAGCTAAACTGATCTTAAACtctaaggatttggccaaatcctgcaaaTAAAGGTATGACTTGCACAAGccaaatattggatttggtgccTCCTTACTTTTAGTACACCCAGTACTCCTGTTTTCCTTATAAACAGGCTTCATTCTCAACTAATAAGCAGGCACCACAAATTCCTTACCaattgggtttcttggtttttccgcaccttctaaccacccatcaccactgtttagaagGCTGACAGCtcttaaaaatgaacatgaagtttgtaccaaaaagaaaggaactgcaaagaagagctaacgaggttGCACAGCCTtcgttaataaatataattagattgtgtgtgtaacttggaaaccatagaagaaataattaatgccttaaaaaatttttttgataagTGCAAGtgaattcattcaaaataaattcattgtgtccacactttgataGGTTGTCATTATTGTATCTTGTAATAAATCAATTAAGTGCAATAGTGCAAGGAGTGCTAATTACGTAAGCAACAGTTCGCTttccactagtctgtagaagaaggaatcacccaataaaacataacatttaataatagttcatttaaaatcaaaagagggaattgataaaatagaaaaacacttaaaattatgatgtatcccgatctggtttcacagttgtaaggattgcagtatatctgagtgttgaaaatactggtcccacctagatcattaTATCAGCCCATATGTAGTTATTGGctaatttggggcgtttcgcccaaaaatttgtgaaatggcgacgGCATCTAGTTTTTTGACgtctgcgaattttcgcagccgttttgcaaatttattagccggcggcaaatcgtgggaatttgccgcaaaattgcgcctggcgaatagattcgcctatcactacccTCTAGTAGTAGTATGAATTGGGGGTGGGGATCAGGGAAAAACAATGGACAAACCAACACCTTGTATGCTGGACCTTGAAGTATCgcacaagtgttaattccaaaatgatgtgcaaggagagtaaactgacactttgtcctctcagaggcacctaaataGGTATGGCCTATTCCTTATGTCTTATGTTAAAGCAACATGGTTGTccgttgtttttcccacaatgggagctacctaatttcttttactatagacTCCCTCCTGATCCCCACCCCAATTCATACTACTACTCAGGGGcaatccgtgggctgctgccacctgaggcagcaaccccgatgccgccccccctctcccgctctgcGATTAAAAGTTTTGTgtcggagtgggtcaaagggtctgcatcgctagtgcagaagcacgtactgcgctttctgcactagcagagccgaatttccggtttaaaaacttaaatttacaggaggcggctttttgcctgggctgatgtaatgatctaggtgggaccagtattttcatcactcagatatactgcaatccttacaacagtgaaaccagatcgggatacatcatgattttaagtgtttttatattttattaattccctcttttgattttaaatgaactattattaaatgttatgttttattgggtgattccttcttctacagactagtggaaAGCGAACTGTTGCTTACGTAATTAGCACTCCTTACACTATTGCACTGTATTAATTTATTACTCTTAATTGTGTATCACAAGATACAATAATGACAACatatcaaagtgtggacacaatgaatttattttgaatgaatttactTGCActtatcaaaaattattttttaaggcattaattattccttctatggtttccaagttacacacacaatcgaattatatttattaacaaggctgtgcaacctcgttagctcttctttgcagttcctttctttttggtacaaattTCAGCACATATTTCTTACCCTCCTTGCTTCTCAGGTTCAGTCCTTGGATTGTCTTGTTCAATTGTATCCTGTCTTTCTGTTCTCCTCTCATGCCTGTCTCTTCTCCTCTCAGACTGCTCTTGTTTAGGGGTTTCCTGCTCACTGGATCCCTGCCGCTCCAATCGTTTCTCATGACGATCTCGCCTTCTCTCTGGTGGCTCATGTTTTGGGGTCTCCTGCTCACTAGACTCTTGCCATTCCAATCTCCTTTCATGCCTGTCCCTCCTCCTCTCTTGGTGACGACTTCCCTTGATTTCTGGTTTTTCCACAGTCAAGGTCGCCATTCTTTGTGCAACTTTGACTTCAGACTTCTCTACCTTTTCTACTTCATGTGCTGCCAGTGTTTTATCTACTACTTTTGTATCCACATGGTTCATCTTTGGCTGTAGATGTTCTGGCTTTAAATCCTGTCGAACATATCCCACCCTTGTCTCTCCCTTTGCCCTTCGGATCTCTTGCTGGCCTCCATCAGGGATGGGAAGAGCTTCTTTTTGATCCAATTTTGTCTCCGAATTTTCATAGATGGTTTGCCGCGAAAGAGGGGAAGGGTGAGTAGAATAATCAGTTGTGTCTGGAAAGACTTTCCGGCCAAGAAGAGGTGTTGCAGGTTGCTCTGCTTTTTGTTTTTCCAGCTGACAGCATACATAAAAATATGAGGTTACATTCGAATACAGagatactttttatatttggaaaacttttttttttgagatgtattaaaaaTCAGATATTTGAACTCTTACTGTAGTCACGCGTCTCAGTGAACTGAACCTCTCCTCCCAAGCTGCAGCTGTCTTACGGAAGGCCTCGTGTCTGCGTATGAGCTGCTCCACCTCATCTACACTGCTGCCAAGCTCAGGGCTTTTAACAACAGGTTCTTGAGCTGTCAGCCAGGCATCTGCTACTCCAGCTTCTTGGCCAAACTGGTGAACCTCCAACACTATATAGAGAAGATGAAGATTTTGTCAGTGGGAATATACAGAATTATACAGGCAAAaatgtaccccttgttgtaagGATATTGGTAGTCACTGAAAGTTAATACTTTGAGGGTAGATTGTTATTAATACAATACATATTTTCAATAAGTCAAAGCTGCGCCAGGTATTATTTGTGCCCAAGGCAATAGTGCTTGGCCTAGAATCTCACACTCACTATCTATTATATTCAACCACTCCTCTAGTTCCCTGTCTATTGTTCCTCACCACCACTTGCCCAAACCCCACTGGATACTCATTGCAAGTTCATTCACAAACAGAAGCAGAAAGAGCGGAGAAAGCAGCTAGGAATAACGTTTCTACCCTACTGTGTGGCGTCCATAATAGAATTCCAGTTCTGCTGTACTTTGTACTTTGCACCAGGACATCACACATATAATAGATTTTAGAATCCCCACCAGAGCTCTGCATTGATGCTCACTGTAAAGCAATTAGCCACATGCGATATGCTACAGATGTATGTGACATGGCTGCACACGGATCACAGAGCAAACGTGTCAGACCGGGAATGTATTCGTATTAATCTACAATTTGTGTAAGGAAACATGGTTGCATTTTACATAGCTGGAGATAATGGCATCTATTAATTTCCATATATAATATTCCAAATAATAAGGAAGGTGCTTGTATTTGTTACCAGTTCTGCCCCTGCTACATATGTATCTTGCATCACCCCCGCATGCATCACGGAAGCATGTGTGGGAGCTGTTATGGTTTCCATGGCAATTCTAATTAATGCTTTGTTGGATGACATGGGGGTGCCTGCTCATACTCTGCCTTCTGTCAGGTTTGAGATGTAATTATATATTCAGGGGATTAATATTTTAGAAAGGCACAATAGCAATAAACTACTCGTGTCCTTATGCACTAATGTAGCATACAGAGTACTTACTTTGTTGAAGCCACTCCCAATGTTTGTCCCATTTTtccaacatttcctttttctttgccaTTAACCTGTCCAAGCTCTGTTTAATCTAAAAATGCAGAATATGTCAAGTGAGCCAAATAAGAAGTGTAGTAGAATATTATAATTCTAAGGTAGTGTTTCTCCTACTTCTTGGGTTCATGCCTCTCTTTAGTAGTCCGTagaaaggaaccagcagcacactgtgttcaAGTTGCAAAGCGTTTCGGGCCcacctggccctttatcaagcttgataaagagccaggtggGCACGAAACGTTGCctaattgtatgatgtgggcttaataaattttggtgcacttttgcaacttgaacacagtgtgctgctggttcctttctACATGTTATTatgacccagtgacaggagtgggtcctccagttacagcacctgacactacaagAAGTGTGTATCAGTAAGGTGAGCGCTCCACGTTTACAGGTCTCTTTAGTAGTCCAGCCTTGATTAAGAGTGGccatttataaacaaatttgGGCTCTGCTGGTTGAATACTCTTTCTAAATGACTAAATTAGGGTGGCTAATgggaattatttttataatattaaatgaaaCTTAAAAATCACCTCATCTGGTCTCTTGCTCAGGACCAGGGTCTTTCCCAGCTCCACACAGTCTGCAATCCTCTTGCTCCGTGCCTCAATCTCACTCTTTAGCCCTTGATGGTAACCCATTAAGACTTCCACAGATGACACATCTctgccagaaaaaaacaaattgccatTAGTGATTCGCAGGTGTTAGCAATTACAGGAGCCACAATGCAACCCACAGcacatagtaaaaaaatattaaagggatactgtcatgggaaaattttttttttcaaaatgaatcagttaatagcgctgctccagcagaattctgctctgaaatccatttctcaaaagagcaaaccgatttttttatattcaattttgaattctgacatggggctagacattttgtcaatttcccagctgcccctagtcatgtgacttgtgcttgcactttaggagagaaatgctttctggcaggctgctgtttttccttctcaatgtaactaaatgtgtctcagtgggacatgggtttttactattgagtgctgttcttagatctaccaggcagctgttatcttgtgttagggagctgttatctggttaccttcccattgttcttttgtttggctactgggggggaaaagggaggggttgatatcactccaacttgcagtacagcagtaaagagtgattgaagtttatcagagcacaagtcacatgacttggggcagctgggaaattgacaatatgtctagccccttgtcagatatatataatatatatatatatatatatatatatatatatatatatatatatatatatatatatatatatatatatatatatatatatatatatatatatatataaaaatctgtttgctcttttgagaaatggatttcagtgcagaattctgctggagcagcactattaactgattcatttaaaaaaaatgtttttcccatgacagtacccctttaagtaTAGAATAATAAAAGATTCAGAAGGTATAATACTGTGTATGTTTGGGTATCTTATAAAGAAAACAATCAGTCCTTAAATCTTCAGTTAGATTTACATTCATATAAGATTTACTAATCCCATGACATTGGTAAATTACATCATATATGCTATAAATTTATAAATCTTCCTAAAACAACAATAGAAAGCAATGGAAGAACTGGGGATTATACTGCAAGTTGGGCaatgttaaatatattgcaagTTACAATTCAAAGAAAAGGCCTtccctttttccccccttttATTAAGGTGGACTGAAATGCACAGTAATAGGATATTATGAAGAAATTGGAGTTAGGCTTGCTGTATAGAGCTTATCTACATGTGAGGCACATGCATACTTTCAAAGGACAGAGGGAGAGAGTGATGATACACTAAATATGAAAGGCTACCTGGGTTTTTCTCCTGTGCTAATCTGGCAAGTAACGCTCTCCATCCAGGAAATCAGGTCTCTCACAAGATTGAGGAATTTAATTCGATCGGTGGTACTAGTGATTTGCAGTCTGCAGTCCTCGCAAGATGTCAGAAGCTCTTTCCATGCTCGCATTACTTCCTGCTCACTAGTCACAATTGCAGCGGCATTTTCACCAGCATAAACAGTGCGCAGTTGAGCTGCATTCTCCTGCAGCTGACGTACCTATCCCATTGACAGATGTTAATGCGTCAGTCTATTGATCCACATGTTCATGCAGTAAATACTGTAACTCACTGGTGtacagaatgctcgtgacctggtgctttctggataatggatctttccataatttggatcttctggaaaatcatttaaacattaaataaccccaacaggctggttctggcttgaataaggattaattacattttagtttggatcaagtacaaggtactgttttattattacaggaaaaaaattgattatttggataaattggagtctatggggcaaattcactaagattcgtagtgcGCCAGCaaccgcttcgccgcacttcgccaggcgaattttcgccagcgctacgcaaattcactaaaatccgaagttgcgctcaggttgcgaagttgcactatcgttaattcgccaggcaaagcgaagttacgctagcgatgcttaatttgcatacggcgccacattgaatttacaatggaagcactacacaagcctgggaaaccttcaaaacatcaaataaaatttttactttgccttacacatgtgcccactgtatagttatggtgccatgagttaggaaatgtaggggggaaggagggtagccccaaaaaaattcgatctttttcagcctatcacccataaaaaaagaaaaaacgccagcgttttttgggactttgaaaaaatttccattccctatctactctattgcacttcgcctggtctgaggtggcaaaggaagcctggcataaaaggtagcgttcagaaaaatacgcgcgtcagtgaatttgcgaagttacatccattgcgcaaattcgccaggcgtaagggtgcgaagtaacactagccaaTTTACggcagtgtccgttagtgaattggcgaattaacgaaaatgcgctacactagcgttaggcgcttcgtcctttagtgaatttgcccctatgggagacagcctttccgtaattctgaattttctggaaacggatcccatacctgtatttttttttccatattttgaagAACGTGGATAAAGGCTATCAGGATCAATTTCCAGAATGACCAGAAAGCTAAGCACAGCAAAAGTAACTCTCATCTAGCAATGCAGATTTGTTTATTAAACTTACCTGAGTAACAAGAACTTGAATATCATGTTCAAAAGAACCAAGTATCCTTTGCAAGGATGCAGCTGATAGCTTGGCTTCTTGGGCCTTCACTTCAGGCAACCTCTGCTTCTTCTCCTCAACGTGATTTAACACTTCTTTGCAGTTATTAAAAAACTTGTGAAGCTCATGAGAAGCAGCCAACATCTGAGATCTGGTTTCCATCAATTCCAGCAAATCAGCCCAAGCCTCATTGACACCATCTTTCCATTCTGCAATAATGGCTGCATCTGAATGGCCAAAGTCAATGAGCTCATCCACCATTTGATTCACTGCAGAGATGCGTTCTTGTCCAACATTGCCTGTTTCAGTGGCAAACTGTGTGAATTTCTCCTGAAGAAGCTAAGGGGGTATATGAACAGTGCAAGCATTTACTTAACGATGCATGATTTAACGAgaacttgacttttttttattgatttaataacaacaaacataaaacaaacaaataacaatACAGTGTCTAGCAACATGACATGTGAGTGATGTCAGGTCAAGCTCAGGCTTATACTGACAGGAGGATCCTATCGATGAATGAAGTGATTCTGCAGGCGACTATAGGTAACATTATAAAGTAGGTCACATCAAATTTAAAGGGACCAATTATCTGTCCACAGAGTCCTGGTCGCACCAGTACCCCCAGATTTGGTCAAACATGTCATGTGCCCCCTTCATTTCACAAGTTAATTTTAAAAGGGGAAGAGCTCCATCCACCAGGTGTCTCCAGAAGGTTAAGGAGGGGAGAGTTCCTCTCATCCAATGCATGATCACAGCTTTTTTAGCATACAACATGAGTGTCCATAACTGAACTCTGGCCACATTGGTGGGTAGTACCTCGTCTATTActcctagcaagcagattgctggGTCCACTATCTGTGGGGTccatgtatggggggggggcatgaccAGGCCATATGGATAAAATTGGCCCCAAGAGATTTGCATCGAGAACAAAGATCGTACTGTCTCCTGCCAAGTCTCTTTAACTTGAGGGGCATTATGTAGGTTTGGTGGAAGAATTTATATTGTATAAGCCTGTCATTTATCAATATTAGGAAGTTGTAGGCATAGTCCGTGGCTTCCTCCGATTGTTTGTATTCAAGTCCTGGAATGGTCTGTGTCCAAAGAGGGTAAGCTTGGTGAAAGGATGGCTTAACTGTTCCCATAATTTCTCTATAGAGCTTGGATATGAATTTGGCTGGGTATGAGGAATAGAGGGTATCTTTTGGGGCTACTGTGGTCACTTTAGGGGAGAGAGTATGGAACTGTGCATGAAAGGCATGCCTGAGTTGGAGGTATATATAAAGTTGCACCTGTTGGCCGGGGACTCTTTCTAGCAATTCTTGGTGCGTGGGAAACGGACAACCAGGTATAAAGTCAGAAAGCTTTTTAAAACCCAGCTGTGGCCAGTAAACAAACTTTTATAGGTCATATAGATTTTGTAGGAGAGAGTTGACCCAGAGTGGAAGGTGAGGCGAGAGAATGGTGCCCATGCTTTGTGTGGAGTTAATAGAGTGTCCAGCAAGGTGGTCATGTCTGAGTGGTGTCTGTAAGGGTAGGTTCTCAGGTCTTTTAATGGAGGGTGCAGAGTAGTGCAGTATTAGGATTATAGAGATTGGGAGAAAGGCAACAGtgtaggtagtagatttgggggGCTAATTAATAAAAGTAGAAGTGTGGAAGGGCCAGGCCCCCTTTTCAATAGCTGCTGTTAGTCTTTCCCAGGATATATGAGGAGTACCGTTATCCCAGATAAATGGAActatgattttatttaattttttttaaagaaaactcaaGGTATAGTGCATGGAGTGCTATGGATATGGAGACAAAGCTAAAAATGTAGAGCTATTCTGTTACAGTTCCTGAAGGGATCCTTTGCAAATATGGCATCTAAGCTAGTGGTATGCACTTTTGGGTTAACAGCCGACCTTTAGCTAAAATCTGTATCTGATTCCtaaccagatatatatatatacatataaaacagtGTCCTTTCTTAGACTTCTAGCGTAACACAAAGGTGATGCATTATTTAATTTAACAAATGTAGCATTCACATATTTCATTTATTCCTTGCAGAAGATGTATCCAGAAAGAAGCCATTGTTAGTGCCTGAAAAACCTTAGATAAGTGTGCCGTTAAACAACATCCTTGTTTGCAGAGCCACTTTACTAATGCTGCACCATGGATTATCTCCACTTACCGACACATGCTCATAGTCCTGTCCAAGCTCTTGAGATCCTGCCACCACTTCTTTCTCTGCTATCCACTGTTCCAGCTCATCCACCTCACGACTTAACTGGAAGAGCCAATACTGTTGCTCCAGGCGTCCCTTCCGCTCATCCACCAGGTCCTTCAGAGACACGTAGAGCCGATCAATCTGAGACTGACGCCTACTTATCTGCTCGCTGTGCAAGGACAGCAGTCAGTGCATTAGTTAGGAACACTGTCTAGGAAGAGATGTGCATACATATAGTATGTACTAACAGCACTTTGCCTGTACAAAAAGCCAGTTGTAAGGACAAATGTGTTGGTTTTCTAAGATTTGTCCCTGAACAATGGAGAGCAACCCCCCTATGTACCAATGGATTCTCCCAATGTCTACATCAAAATACGTTAGCTTATAAAGATATAACTTCCTAAAACACCTAACCCTACAGGTTTCAATCAGAAGGAAAGTATGATCCAGAAAAGCCACTTTATTTCGATAAGACCTCACTatgaatattgtttttgtttcatgTATTTGATATTATTTGACATTTTTACTGGGATCTTAAGGTCAAGAAGCAGAATTTTGCTATGTGTAGTGCAAGAAAGAACAAAAACCACAGATATTAATTAGAACAATCGGCAAAACATATTCAGCACCAGCCCTTCTTTCTAAAAATCAATTAAGAAATACTATGAAAAATAATTCTGAAACAATCAGTTGCTTGTTTCAGTGGCACAAGAACACAACAGCCGATTGTATGTTAGGTAATTACcacagtatcccttaatatcttggaacaaataaataatgaatgtacattgcaaaatttcttagaatagcaccctcatcaattttaaattcacttattttaaaggtttacttatcctttaaatggttATTTGAGGACCATttaaaggaatctttctgtaatttggatctccataatttaaggctactaaaaagaatttaaacattaaatacaccaaattgttttgcttccagtaaaagcaagtaaaatgttttgttttttattatagtgaaaaaggagatatgttatacaatttcaaaatatatgattaaaatggagactatgggagatggtcagagctttctggataaagcattTCCATATTGAAAAGAACagggaaaggaaaacattttcaatGAAATATAAGCTGCTATGTGCTGTTTGACATATAGGAATGTAATATGTGGGAATTCATGCTATGATTTTACTGAAGTGTTTTGTAATGAAAGCACCAACATTATTTACTATCGCAAACAATTGTGTATAATATTTAGGGGATTGGCCTTTGCTTTTCCGGCACTGCACTAAATTATGTGCTGCTGCTAAACTGCAATACATCATCCaacagtatatgtgtatatacagtcatatgaaaaagtttgggaacccctcttaattctttggagttttggtTATCATTGGATGagatttcaaagtagcaacttctttttaatatataacatgccttaaggaaacagtagtatttcagcagtgccataaagtttattggattaacagaaaatatgcaatatgcatcataacacaattagacaggtgcattaaTTTGGGCAccacaacagagatattacatcaatacttagttgagcctcattttgcaaatgtaacagcctctagtcacctcctatagcctttgatgagtgtctggattctggatggcggtatttttgaccattcgtccatacaaaatctctccagttcagttaaatttgatggctgccgagcatggacagcctgcttcaaatcatcccatagattttccatgatattcaagttgggggatgtgacagccattccataatatccaacccctgcgtaacttcaactttgtaaatgatgcttgaacattatcctgaagaatttgttgatattgggttgaattcatccgaccctcgactttaacaagggccccagtccctgaactagccacacagccccacagcatgatggaacctccaccaaatttgacagtaggtagcaggtgtttttcttggaatgcgatgTTCTTCTTCCGCTATGCAAAAgttctttttgttatgaccataTAACTCAATTtttatctcatcagtccaaagcactttggtccaaaatgactgtgacttgtctaaatgagcttttgcatacaacaaacgactctgtttgtggcgtgagtgcagaacgggcttctttctcatcaccctgccatacagatattctttgtgcaaattgcactgaattgtagaacgatgtacagatacaccatctgcagaaagatgttcttgcaggtctttggaggtgatctttgggttgtcagtaaccattctcacaatcctccacatatgccgctcctgtatttttcttggcctgccagaccggggttttacagcaactaaacctgtggccttccatttcctgattacattccttacagttgaaactgacagtttaaacttctGAGACAGCTTTTTGTTGccttccctaaaccatgatactgaacaatctttgttttcagatcttttgagagttgctttgaggatcccatgctgtcactctacagaggagagtcaaacagaagcacaacttgcaattggccaccttaaataccttttctcggGATTGAACACACCTGTCTATGatgttcaaggcttaacgagctaatccaaccgaatttggtgttgccagtaatcagtattgagcagttacatgcattcaaataagcaaaattataagggtgcccaaatttttgcactgccaggtttttacatttgatttaaattcATACAACTGattactgcttcactaaaaatcttt
This Xenopus laevis strain J_2021 chromosome 8S, Xenopus_laevis_v10.1, whole genome shotgun sequence DNA region includes the following protein-coding sequences:
- the LOC108700575 gene encoding spectrin beta chain, non-erythrocytic 4-like, whose protein sequence is MARENSQDLSQKLHKKWLKHQAFMAELSQNKGWLEKIEKEGQQLIQEKPELAGVVKKKLEEIRQCWVELESSTQAKAQQLFQATKADQVVQNYSELGKRSYHLQEQLQPVDPLPNVSSVHTELKKLETMESQMEEWYKEVGKLQAQIASLPLEVASQKAVEEKQNEVGTTIVRLIEPLKERRRILLASKEVHQVTRDLEDEIFWVQERLPLATSKEHGSNLQIVQQLIKKNQNLRREIQVHSPRVEDILERAGAIASIRSPEADGVRLGYESLQEMWNVLREETERRQQLLDITYQVQQYYFDVGEVETWLSEQELLMMNDEKGKDEQSTLQLLKKHLMLEQTIENYEETIAQLSRQCRTLLDLGHPHSEQISRRQSQIDRLYVSLKDLVDERKGRLEQQYWLFQLSREVDELEQWIAEKEVVAGSQELGQDYEHVSLLQEKFTQFATETGNVGQERISAVNQMVDELIDFGHSDAAIIAEWKDGVNEAWADLLELMETRSQMLAASHELHKFFNNCKEVLNHVEEKKQRLPEVKAQEAKLSAASLQRILGSFEHDIQVLVTQVRQLQENAAQLRTVYAGENAAAIVTSEQEVMRAWKELLTSCEDCRLQITSTTDRIKFLNLVRDLISWMESVTCQISTGEKPRDVSSVEVLMGYHQGLKSEIEARSKRIADCVELGKTLVLSKRPDEIKQSLDRLMAKKKEMLEKWDKHWEWLQQMLEVHQFGQEAGVADAWLTAQEPVVKSPELGSSVDEVEQLIRRHEAFRKTAAAWEERFSSLRRVTTLEKQKAEQPATPLLGRKVFPDTTDYSTHPSPLSRQTIYENSETKLDQKEALPIPDGGQQEIRRAKGETRVGYVRQDLKPEHLQPKMNHVDTKVVDKTLAAHEVEKVEKSEVKVAQRMATLTVEKPEIKGSRHQERRRDRHERRLEWQESSEQETPKHEPPERRRDRHEKRLERQGSSEQETPKQEQSERRRDRHERRTERQDTIEQDNPRTEPEKQGGKATLADIVEQLQEKEALQNSPDGQDSPARLPNGVDKLPERTTRPDRPRARDRPKPRRRPRPKDPNQPPGEARRSRSAPAQSSAPPLPPPTHTVQQEGYLFRKHELDGPSKKASNRSWINLYCVLSKGDLGVYKDAKSQSSGGTHGGEHLLNLLGSSCEIASEYKKKKFVFKLRSTDGREFLFQAKDEEEMKTWVTALTTCISQHGEIARWSHSLVTTSSTDESNIKQETDRRPSGGGRKK